In Desulfosediminicola ganghwensis, a single window of DNA contains:
- the tnpB gene encoding IS66 family insertion sequence element accessory protein TnpB (TnpB, as the term is used for proteins encoded by IS66 family insertion elements, is considered an accessory protein, since TnpC, encoded by a neighboring gene, is a DDE family transposase.), with amino-acid sequence MIPTPANVRVYIALGVTDMRKSINGLSLLVEDQFDLDLFSGSLFAFCNRKRDMVKILYWYQNGFCIWQKRLEADVFRWPESEEEVIEVHETALQWLLHGLDVQQAHMQLSYNSVS; translated from the coding sequence ATGATTCCCACTCCAGCAAATGTCCGAGTCTACATTGCTCTCGGGGTTACCGATATGCGCAAGTCAATAAACGGTTTGTCTCTTCTTGTTGAAGATCAGTTTGACCTCGATCTTTTCTCGGGCAGTCTGTTCGCTTTCTGTAATAGGAAAAGGGATATGGTCAAGATCCTTTACTGGTATCAAAATGGTTTTTGCATCTGGCAAAAACGACTTGAGGCAGATGTCTTTCGTTGGCCGGAATCAGAAGAAGAGGTAATTGAAGTCCATGAAACTGCTTTGCAGTGGCTTTTACATGGGCTTGATGTGCAACAGGCTCACATGCAACTTAGCTACAATTCAGTATCATAA
- the tnpA gene encoding IS66 family insertion sequence element accessory protein TnpA produces the protein MNGTISKLQQKQEYWQKHITAWQSSNLSQKTYCQSHGIALATFGYWKRKLKNLNDRQVAFYPLTVPATLPDNPVTASPASIAVHVNRFKLEIQSDFCAEQLKKAVKTLEQLT, from the coding sequence GTGAACGGCACAATCTCGAAACTACAGCAGAAGCAGGAATACTGGCAAAAACATATCACTGCTTGGCAATCAAGTAATCTGAGTCAGAAAACCTATTGTCAATCGCACGGCATTGCTCTGGCGACATTTGGCTACTGGAAGCGCAAACTAAAAAACCTGAATGATAGGCAGGTTGCGTTTTACCCACTTACTGTACCAGCAACACTTCCAGATAATCCTGTTACGGCTTCTCCTGCTAGCATCGCAGTACATGTCAATCGATTTAAGCTCGAAATTCAGAGTGACTTCTGCGCCGAACAATTGAAAAAAGCTGTGAAGACCCTGGAGCAGCTAACATGA
- a CDS encoding plasmid pRiA4b ORF-3 family protein: protein MKTKVALQFKIELLEISPIIWRTIQVSARYSFWDLHVAIQDSMGWLDYHIHEFKIKPPRKRNFISIGIPHNEYENKTLPGWETKVTDYLNEPGDFALYEYDFGDGWEHKVTLESKFLADDNVKYPICIKGERSCPPEDCGGVPGYYELIEILSDKKHERYEDMVYWLENHAKSYMPYKPEIFDSSSVEFWNPKKRFNMAFK from the coding sequence ATGAAAACAAAGGTAGCTTTACAATTTAAGATTGAATTATTAGAAATTTCTCCAATAATTTGGAGGACTATTCAAGTTTCAGCAAGATATAGTTTCTGGGATTTGCATGTAGCAATTCAAGATTCAATGGGATGGCTTGATTATCATATTCATGAATTCAAAATTAAGCCACCTAGAAAAAGAAATTTCATATCCATTGGTATTCCACATAATGAATATGAAAACAAAACTCTCCCTGGGTGGGAAACCAAGGTTACAGATTATTTAAATGAACCTGGTGACTTTGCACTCTATGAGTACGATTTTGGTGATGGATGGGAACATAAAGTAACATTAGAGAGTAAGTTTTTAGCAGACGATAATGTCAAATATCCAATATGCATCAAAGGCGAGCGATCCTGTCCCCCTGAAGACTGTGGTGGAGTGCCAGGCTATTATGAATTAATCGAAATACTTTCAGATAAAAAGCATGAACGTTACGAAGATATGGTTTACTGGTTAGAGAACCATGCCAAGAGCTATATGCCTTATAAGCCTGAAATTTTTGATTCTAGTTCAGTTGAATTTTGGAATCCAAAAAAACGCTTCAATATGGCATTTAAATAA
- a CDS encoding IS30 family transposase: MNNHNKHYRQLSQQQRYQIYGLRKAGMSQKAIAQEAGVSSSTISRELKRNRTEKGYDPQGAQVLSDNRRRSADKADKRDPETDTIIRESLALGWSPAAISSRMGIECSGANRLSHTTIYRRISEDRQQGGLLHTRLPRYGKKRWKGGKRYRKAGVAAIPNRVDSSSRPEVVDQRSRLGDWEGDLVHGVNASLVTLVDRTSRFTLAQRVLRKSKEAVADALICMLGKVHSALTVTLDNGGEFADHDRVSKETGADMYFAKPYASWQRGTNENTNGRLRRLWPKRFDLATLADEDIQDGVFILNLTPRKVLDGLTPLEAFTGQRVALIT; encoded by the coding sequence ATGAACAATCACAACAAGCACTATCGCCAACTCTCTCAACAGCAAAGATACCAGATTTACGGCCTGCGTAAAGCGGGCATGAGCCAAAAGGCTATAGCCCAAGAAGCAGGAGTCAGCAGCAGTACTATCAGTCGTGAACTGAAAAGAAACCGTACCGAAAAGGGTTATGATCCCCAGGGTGCCCAAGTGCTCAGCGATAACCGTAGACGTTCCGCAGACAAAGCAGATAAACGTGATCCTGAAACAGATACAATCATACGAGAGTCCCTGGCCCTTGGCTGGTCGCCAGCCGCTATCAGTTCCCGTATGGGCATTGAATGCTCAGGAGCAAACAGGCTCAGCCACACGACCATCTACAGGCGTATCAGTGAGGATCGCCAGCAAGGTGGCCTGCTCCATACTCGCTTGCCGCGGTATGGGAAAAAACGCTGGAAGGGAGGTAAACGTTACAGAAAGGCTGGTGTAGCTGCCATTCCCAATCGAGTAGACAGCAGTTCAAGGCCAGAGGTTGTCGATCAAAGATCGCGCCTTGGGGATTGGGAAGGTGATCTTGTTCATGGCGTCAATGCAAGCCTGGTTACATTGGTTGATCGGACAAGTCGATTTACCTTGGCTCAACGTGTGCTTCGTAAGAGCAAGGAAGCTGTAGCTGATGCACTGATCTGCATGCTCGGCAAAGTGCACTCTGCATTGACAGTAACACTGGATAATGGGGGTGAATTTGCCGACCATGACCGAGTCTCAAAGGAGACTGGAGCAGATATGTACTTTGCCAAACCATATGCAAGTTGGCAGCGTGGCACCAATGAAAACACAAACGGTCGTCTCCGCCGTTTGTGGCCAAAGAGATTTGATCTCGCTACATTGGCTGATGAGGATATTCAGGATGGGGTATTCATTCTGAACCTCACGCCAAGAAAAGTATTGGATGGCTTAACACCTTTGGAAGCCTTTACTGGTCAACGTGTTGCACTTATTACGTGA
- a CDS encoding septal ring lytic transglycosylase RlpA family protein: MPHTLTFRQTTLRVVRKPLANRFSYSAIVFLTVLLLLGGCSKSNYPVSSPGANTNSGNEPTQRPYTIKNITYYPIPHAHGFTERGVASWYGKKFHGRTTSNGERYDMYAMTAAHKTLPMGTMLLVKNLENGKETIVRVNDRGPFVRGRIIDLSYTAANKLDIVQHGLAKVQIVALADTTQLAASASGKKPLPDLYHGEFYVQIGSFSRRDNALRLMKRFTDAGHSALIKTHQGLDRIYYRVHVYAGNELSIAKRAEAALIQHGYNGAFLVAR; this comes from the coding sequence ATGCCTCATACTCTGACCTTTAGACAAACGACGCTTAGGGTAGTTCGCAAGCCGCTCGCCAACCGTTTTTCGTACAGTGCAATTGTATTTCTGACAGTCCTGCTTTTACTCGGTGGCTGTTCCAAGAGCAATTACCCGGTCAGCAGCCCCGGCGCAAACACCAACTCCGGCAACGAACCTACCCAGCGTCCCTATACCATAAAAAACATTACCTACTACCCAATACCCCACGCTCATGGTTTTACTGAACGGGGGGTAGCTTCCTGGTATGGCAAAAAATTCCACGGCAGAACTACCTCCAACGGTGAGCGTTACGACATGTATGCCATGACTGCGGCTCACAAGACCTTACCGATGGGGACTATGCTGCTCGTCAAAAATCTGGAGAATGGCAAAGAAACTATCGTACGGGTAAATGACAGGGGACCTTTTGTCCGTGGCAGGATCATCGACCTCAGCTATACTGCAGCCAACAAGTTGGATATCGTGCAGCACGGACTTGCCAAAGTACAGATTGTAGCCCTTGCGGACACCACTCAACTTGCCGCCTCAGCTTCTGGTAAAAAGCCACTGCCAGACCTGTACCACGGCGAGTTTTATGTGCAGATCGGCTCATTCAGCCGACGGGACAACGCCTTGAGGTTAATGAAGAGATTTACGGACGCAGGTCATAGCGCCTTGATTAAAACGCATCAGGGCCTGGACAGGATTTACTACAGAGTTCACGTTTACGCCGGCAACGAGCTGTCCATAGCAAAAAGAGCCGAAGCCGCGCTTATCCAGCACGGCTACAACGGTGCTTTCCTGGTCGCCAGATAA
- a CDS encoding phosphoribosylanthranilate isomerase, which produces MHSRTRIKVCGITNADDAIAAINLGVDAIGFIFAESSPRYISPEDAKEIVADLPPFIHIVGVFVDKDPVEIEEIIDYCGLTHVQLHGSEDAEYCAKLAQNANPCMLIKAIRVGSSSKAEDFTPYQDIVKGFLLDTFVEGQEGGTGKTFDWAMIESLDLKLPVILAGGLTPENISDAIRAVRPFAVDVNSGVEREPGRKDIDKLEALVKQVISTDLAV; this is translated from the coding sequence ATGCACAGTAGAACGAGGATAAAGGTCTGTGGCATTACCAATGCCGATGACGCAATAGCAGCAATCAATCTGGGAGTGGATGCAATCGGTTTTATTTTTGCCGAGAGCAGCCCCCGTTACATCTCACCGGAAGATGCCAAGGAGATTGTGGCTGATCTGCCCCCCTTTATCCATATAGTCGGGGTTTTTGTAGACAAAGACCCTGTAGAGATTGAGGAGATAATCGATTATTGCGGATTAACCCATGTGCAGTTGCATGGCAGCGAAGATGCGGAGTATTGCGCCAAGCTTGCCCAGAATGCGAATCCCTGCATGCTGATTAAGGCGATACGGGTGGGTTCTTCCAGCAAAGCTGAGGATTTCACACCTTATCAGGATATCGTGAAAGGGTTCCTGCTCGATACCTTTGTCGAGGGGCAGGAAGGAGGGACAGGCAAGACTTTTGACTGGGCAATGATCGAGTCGCTTGATCTTAAACTCCCGGTTATCCTGGCTGGAGGACTCACCCCCGAAAATATCAGCGATGCTATCCGTGCGGTGCGCCCATTTGCAGTTGATGTGAACTCAGGGGTCGAGCGAGAACCGGGCAGGAAAGATATTGATAAACTCGAGGCCCTGGTGAAACAGGTGATTTCCACCGATCTTGCTGTGTAA